A genomic window from Paenibacillus sp. FSL K6-0276 includes:
- a CDS encoding aminopeptidase, translating into MKDFDVMLEKYANLVVKVGVNVQPGQVLMVHAPIETAELTRLIVGKAYEAGAKYVIVDWDDEATTRIRYEKAPEDSFDYYPQWQAEMMEKFAEENGAILHIKVPDPELFNGIDSSKVSRAVKAAAVARKNYSKYTRNSKISWSLVKAPTRAWANKVFADLPEEERVEAMWEAVFQMNRVGSDDPVAAWREHIGQLKESQDRMNAKRYQSLHYRAPGTDLHVELPEGHLWRGGGGENDQGVYFVANMPTEEIYSMPHRTGVNGTVRSTLPLNLNGRLVEGLSFTFKDGKVVAYEAESGREHLTSLLETDEGASYLGEVALVQHDSPISRLNRIFYNTGIDENASCHFALGSAYPVNIEGGTKLTNEELVARGANVSLTHVDFMIGSAELDIDGELADGTIEPVFRMGNWVL; encoded by the coding sequence ATGAAAGATTTTGATGTAATGTTAGAGAAATATGCGAACCTGGTTGTAAAAGTAGGGGTAAATGTACAGCCTGGACAAGTCTTAATGGTGCATGCACCTATTGAAACTGCAGAGCTTACTCGCTTGATTGTAGGTAAAGCCTATGAAGCAGGAGCAAAATATGTAATTGTTGATTGGGACGATGAAGCGACTACACGTATTCGTTACGAAAAAGCTCCAGAAGATTCCTTTGATTACTATCCACAGTGGCAAGCAGAAATGATGGAGAAGTTTGCGGAAGAGAACGGCGCCATCTTACATATTAAAGTACCAGATCCGGAATTGTTCAATGGTATTGATTCTTCCAAAGTATCAAGAGCGGTTAAAGCGGCAGCTGTTGCTCGTAAGAACTACTCCAAATATACTCGTAATAGTAAAATCAGCTGGTCCCTCGTCAAGGCTCCAACGCGTGCTTGGGCGAACAAGGTGTTTGCCGATCTTCCAGAGGAAGAGCGAGTGGAGGCAATGTGGGAAGCGGTATTCCAGATGAATCGTGTAGGTAGCGATGATCCGGTAGCCGCTTGGAGAGAACATATCGGTCAATTGAAAGAAAGTCAGGATAGAATGAACGCTAAGCGTTATCAAAGCCTGCATTACCGCGCTCCGGGAACGGATCTACATGTGGAACTTCCGGAAGGCCATCTATGGCGTGGAGGCGGCGGAGAGAATGATCAGGGCGTCTATTTCGTGGCTAATATGCCAACAGAAGAGATTTATTCTATGCCCCATCGTACAGGAGTTAACGGTACGGTAAGAAGCACACTCCCACTGAATCTGAACGGACGTCTGGTCGAAGGACTTTCATTTACTTTTAAAGATGGAAAAGTAGTAGCATATGAAGCTGAATCCGGACGTGAGCATCTGACCTCGCTGCTGGAAACGGATGAAGGCGCGTCCTATTTAGGAGAAGTGGCCCTGGTACAGCATGATTCTCCCATCTCACGTCTGAACCGGATTTTCTATAATACCGGGATTGATGAGAATGCCTCCTGCCATTTCGCGTTGGGAAGTGCCTATCCTGTCAATATTGAAGGCGGCACAAAGCTTACGAATGAAGAGCTTGTGGCACGAGGTGCTAATGTCAGCTTAACGCATGTCGATTTTATGATTGGCTCTGCTGAGCTGGATATTGATGGAGAGTTAGCAGATGGCACGATTGAACCGGTATTCCGTATGGGAAATTGGGTGCTGTAA
- a CDS encoding cation:proton antiporter regulatory subunit → MSHSFFGTGRGERGSKMDIREVDLPGIGRKYCINTRSGESLTIVIHNDERRELYHVTDGGNETLSNVTLDDEESRTVSAILAGITYKPKAVEVEESLFEDLIVDWLRINPSCPLIGRTIGELEIRERTGAAIIAVVEADKRKVLNPGPEYCFKEGSTLVAAGDAKQFNTLKRLMSEDALIK, encoded by the coding sequence ATGAGCCATAGCTTTTTTGGAACAGGTCGAGGAGAAAGGGGAAGTAAAATGGATATTAGAGAAGTGGATTTGCCTGGTATTGGTCGTAAATACTGCATAAACACACGCTCGGGAGAGAGCTTAACCATTGTGATTCATAATGATGAACGGCGTGAATTGTATCATGTGACCGATGGAGGTAACGAAACCCTGTCCAATGTGACGTTGGATGATGAAGAGTCAAGAACTGTATCGGCAATACTTGCTGGTATTACTTATAAGCCTAAGGCAGTCGAAGTCGAGGAGAGTTTGTTTGAGGACCTGATTGTAGACTGGCTCAGGATTAATCCTTCTTGTCCTTTGATTGGTAGAACCATAGGGGAACTTGAGATCAGAGAACGTACGGGCGCAGCGATCATCGCTGTTGTAGAAGCGGACAAACGTAAAGTCCTAAACCCTGGTCCAGAGTATTGCTTCAAGGAGGGATCGACGCTTGTAGCTGCAGGTGATGCGAAGCAATTTAATACCCTGAAGCGGTTGATGTCAGAGGATGCTCTAATTAAATAA
- the trpS gene encoding tryptophan--tRNA ligase: MIKERVLTGDRVTGKLHLGHYVGSLQNRVALQEQYDTFVFLADIQALTTHFDRPQLLGQNLNEITLDYLSAGINPDKATIFIQSMIPEIAELTVLFSMFVTVNSLRHNPTIKAESKNSSLDELYYGFLGYPVSQAADITFCKATIIPVGEDQLPHLELTRKIVRRFNELYSPILVEPRALISETPRLVGTDGNAKMSKSLGNAIELDSTKEEITFKIRKATTDPARVHKNDPGHPDICPIYAYHRAFRSHSAPEIREGCESGSISCSACKQLITTALDQLIEPMRERRSYYAARPKVVEDILLSGTKRARDIAQETMKEVREAMCLNYFSK; this comes from the coding sequence ATGATAAAAGAACGTGTATTAACTGGAGATCGAGTGACTGGAAAGCTTCACCTTGGCCATTACGTGGGCAGCTTACAGAACCGAGTGGCGCTACAGGAGCAATATGATACTTTTGTGTTTCTAGCAGATATTCAAGCGCTAACGACTCACTTTGATCGGCCTCAACTCCTTGGTCAAAACTTGAATGAAATCACATTAGACTATTTATCAGCGGGTATAAATCCGGATAAAGCTACAATATTTATTCAATCCATGATCCCAGAGATCGCTGAGCTGACCGTCCTATTCTCCATGTTTGTCACTGTGAATTCGTTGCGGCACAATCCTACAATTAAAGCCGAATCGAAGAATTCCAGCTTAGATGAGCTGTACTACGGTTTTCTTGGTTATCCAGTTAGTCAGGCTGCGGATATAACATTTTGTAAAGCGACGATTATTCCTGTAGGAGAAGACCAGCTCCCCCATCTGGAGTTAACTCGCAAAATCGTACGTAGATTCAACGAGTTGTACAGCCCCATCCTTGTGGAGCCCAGAGCGCTCATCAGCGAGACGCCAAGACTAGTGGGAACAGATGGAAACGCTAAAATGAGTAAAAGCCTTGGCAATGCCATCGAGCTGGACTCCACGAAGGAAGAGATCACCTTCAAGATCCGTAAAGCCACAACCGACCCAGCCCGTGTTCATAAAAATGATCCTGGGCATCCAGATATTTGTCCCATTTATGCTTATCACCGCGCTTTCCGTTCACATAGCGCCCCAGAAATTCGCGAAGGTTGCGAAAGCGGCAGTATAAGTTGTTCTGCCTGCAAGCAGCTTATCACGACGGCTCTAGACCAGCTAATTGAACCTATGCGTGAGCGTCGCTCCTATTATGCTGCTAGACCCAAGGTTGTTGAGGATATCTTATTATCCGGAACTAAACGTGCCCGCGACATCGCACAAGAAACGATGAAAGAAGTACGTGAGGCCATGTGCCTTAATTATTTTTCAAAATAA
- a CDS encoding winged helix-turn-helix transcriptional regulator: protein MTTIKKKYNISVEATLEVIGGKWKCVILCHLTHGKKRTSELKQLMPGITQKMLTQQLRELEADGIINRIVYNQVPPKVEYELSEYGDSLSDILTSLCNWGEQHIIKQYGDKYAVLEDNILNK from the coding sequence ATGACAACCATCAAGAAAAAATACAATATTTCCGTTGAGGCCACACTCGAAGTCATTGGAGGGAAATGGAAATGTGTGATTCTCTGTCACTTAACACATGGCAAAAAACGCACTTCGGAACTAAAACAGTTGATGCCCGGGATTACTCAAAAAATGTTAACACAGCAGCTGCGAGAGTTAGAGGCCGATGGAATCATCAACCGAATCGTATACAATCAGGTTCCACCAAAAGTGGAATATGAACTTAGTGAGTATGGTGATAGTTTAAGCGACATTTTGACTTCTCTATGTAATTGGGGAGAACAACATATCATTAAGCAGTATGGCGATAAATATGCTGTGTTAGAGGACAATATTTTAAATAAATAA
- a CDS encoding sigma-70 family RNA polymerase sigma factor gives MTMTNAEMKKVTILDTRCETDFYDSLLIHREQLYSIAYSYLRNRNDALEAMQEMTCRAWIKRKTLKDPKAFKSWIIRILIYVCIDEQRRRKRSMPLVDERIGEQITHIGHHRMEMLWALEQVKPKYRHVLLLKYYNDMTLSEIANIMNKPEGTVKTWQHKGLKQLRTIIKNRGDWNHE, from the coding sequence ATGACGATGACTAATGCAGAAATGAAGAAAGTAACGATTCTTGATACTCGGTGCGAGACGGATTTTTACGATTCTTTATTGATACATAGAGAACAATTATACAGTATTGCCTATAGCTACTTGCGTAACCGAAACGATGCGCTGGAAGCAATGCAGGAAATGACCTGCCGGGCCTGGATTAAAAGAAAAACATTAAAGGACCCCAAAGCGTTCAAATCATGGATTATTCGGATTCTGATCTATGTCTGTATAGATGAACAAAGACGAAGAAAACGTTCCATGCCGCTGGTAGATGAAAGAATAGGAGAGCAGATTACGCACATTGGCCATCATCGAATGGAAATGCTGTGGGCACTCGAGCAGGTTAAGCCCAAGTATCGCCATGTGCTGCTGTTAAAATACTACAATGATATGACTTTGAGCGAGATCGCTAACATTATGAATAAACCCGAGGGTACGGTTAAGACATGGCAGCATAAAGGACTAAAGCAGTTAAGAACCATCATTAAGAATCGGGGTGATTGGAACCATGAGTAG
- a CDS encoding DUF4179 domain-containing protein gives MSSQEELALLIDAERIPQEQKMESAAAQIYAIQAGLELGKKRGKKLIFAKSAMAVLTAAVMVAGLLFFNPSQLLPQQATTSNEFSDWGELESFKKVASSDIDALTLESAIRNDYVQIVNKSTEKNGYKITLNAVIADENKIIMLYTGTTSDGQEIYSVNSVWLTDAVSGQSIIDENGYRNGMGSHAEDSIYTWLGKTIYPLDKNKAFPKEVVANFQIASVDPGMLAKPKTGTNLADIRYSDRLKINFTIDSKFWEQKTETLVLNQPFMMDGHEVNLAQVELSPLSIVVKYTLSEDLKTNWEIRNELFGKTPSELTSRVGKHEVENNSIGGRGSEDGFKSYFSSNVLDHPKSIRLKLDAGSDRENDEYIDILKK, from the coding sequence ATGAGTAGTCAGGAGGAGCTTGCCTTGTTAATCGATGCTGAACGGATCCCGCAGGAGCAAAAAATGGAGAGTGCGGCCGCACAAATCTATGCCATACAAGCAGGACTCGAACTAGGTAAGAAACGTGGCAAAAAGCTAATATTCGCAAAAAGCGCGATGGCTGTATTGACTGCTGCAGTTATGGTCGCAGGATTACTATTCTTCAATCCATCCCAATTGCTACCACAGCAAGCCACAACAAGTAATGAATTCAGTGACTGGGGCGAGCTGGAATCTTTTAAGAAAGTAGCTTCGTCTGATATAGATGCTCTTACTTTAGAGTCAGCGATCCGTAATGATTACGTGCAGATCGTGAATAAAAGTACTGAGAAAAATGGGTATAAAATCACTCTGAATGCTGTGATCGCTGATGAAAATAAAATCATAATGCTGTATACAGGGACTACAAGCGATGGGCAGGAAATTTACAGCGTGAATAGTGTGTGGCTGACAGATGCTGTATCAGGGCAGAGCATAATAGATGAAAATGGCTATAGAAATGGAATGGGATCACATGCTGAGGATAGTATTTATACATGGCTCGGAAAAACAATATATCCACTAGATAAGAATAAAGCATTTCCAAAAGAGGTGGTTGCTAATTTTCAGATTGCGTCAGTGGACCCAGGAATGCTAGCAAAACCGAAAACGGGAACTAATCTAGCGGACATACGATATTCTGATCGTTTAAAGATAAACTTCACGATTGATTCGAAATTTTGGGAGCAGAAGACAGAGACACTAGTTCTAAATCAACCTTTTATGATGGATGGGCATGAAGTGAATCTTGCACAAGTGGAGCTTTCTCCGTTAAGTATAGTAGTCAAATATACGCTAAGTGAGGATTTAAAAACTAATTGGGAGATCAGGAATGAATTATTTGGAAAGACCCCGAGTGAGCTTACATCGCGGGTTGGGAAGCACGAAGTGGAAAATAATTCGATTGGTGGAAGGGGTAGTGAGGATGGATTTAAAAGCTACTTTAGTAGCAACGTATTGGATCACCCGAAATCCATTCGATTGAAGCTTGATGCGGGATCTGATCGCGAGAATGATGAGTATATTGATATTCTGAAAAAATGA
- a CDS encoding ABC-F family ATP-binding cassette domain-containing protein, translating into MSVIRMENVTKKYENTLIFRDIYFRVSKGERIGLIGRNGAGKSTVFKLMMGKEEPTAGKVELDPNVKISYFSQFSELSGSLSVQQELELCFEQVALIEQELNQIGEQLGLVTDDVQMNTLLERQAALFEQMDHLDGWNVSVEINTVLTKLGFNERSRHQPVDELSGGWRNRAALAKVLIEMPDVVLLDEPTNFLDIDGIVWLEQWLHRFNGAMILVSHDRQFIDRVVTRTIEIENYHFQEYEGNYTDYVRKKKMRKKVLDRQFEWEEELLLMESEAIETRGNKKSSKDRLSRKLTDMKKRVEPHPVNVLITDIYSNLRFPDKLGEVKGIGQSYDGRTIFQNISFDIQKEDRIAIVGPNGSGKSTLIKVLTGQEEPETGEVTWERGVSYAYFNQMWDELDVKDTVSHAVNVYGLGLDAPRKKVNKFLSMLQFSEMDLSKTIGSLSGGQQARVALAKCLLSGAAVIILDEPTNHLDLTSIQVMEQALIHFPGAVVTVSHDRFFIDKIATKMLTFDPEVGITEQNV; encoded by the coding sequence TTGAGCGTAATCCGTATGGAGAACGTAACTAAGAAATATGAGAATACATTGATTTTTCGAGATATTTATTTTCGAGTTAGTAAGGGCGAACGGATTGGGTTAATCGGACGAAATGGTGCGGGGAAGTCTACTGTTTTTAAACTGATGATGGGTAAAGAGGAGCCAACAGCAGGGAAAGTAGAGTTAGATCCCAATGTGAAGATCAGTTATTTCTCTCAATTCTCGGAGCTTTCCGGCTCCTTGTCTGTACAGCAAGAGTTAGAATTGTGCTTTGAGCAGGTAGCGCTTATCGAACAGGAGCTTAACCAAATCGGGGAACAGCTTGGACTAGTGACGGATGATGTACAGATGAATACACTTTTAGAGCGGCAAGCGGCGCTTTTTGAACAAATGGATCATTTGGATGGCTGGAATGTATCCGTCGAAATCAACACTGTCCTGACCAAGTTGGGCTTCAATGAAAGATCACGGCATCAACCAGTCGATGAGTTATCTGGAGGCTGGAGGAACCGTGCAGCACTGGCTAAAGTCTTAATTGAAATGCCCGACGTCGTATTGCTCGATGAGCCAACTAACTTTTTGGATATAGATGGGATCGTATGGTTGGAGCAGTGGCTGCACCGTTTTAATGGGGCAATGATACTGGTCTCACATGATCGGCAATTTATTGACAGGGTAGTCACGCGGACGATTGAAATTGAGAATTATCATTTTCAGGAATATGAAGGCAATTATACCGATTATGTTCGTAAAAAGAAGATGCGCAAAAAGGTGCTCGACCGTCAGTTTGAGTGGGAAGAAGAGCTTCTGCTTATGGAGTCGGAGGCAATTGAAACCCGTGGTAATAAAAAGTCTTCTAAGGATCGACTATCACGTAAGCTAACAGATATGAAAAAGCGTGTGGAGCCTCATCCAGTGAACGTACTGATCACCGATATCTACAGTAATTTACGTTTTCCGGACAAGCTGGGTGAAGTGAAAGGAATTGGACAAAGCTATGATGGTCGGACGATATTCCAGAACATCAGCTTCGATATTCAAAAGGAAGATCGGATAGCTATCGTGGGGCCTAACGGCAGCGGGAAATCGACACTTATTAAGGTATTGACTGGGCAAGAAGAGCCTGAAACGGGTGAAGTAACTTGGGAACGCGGGGTTAGCTATGCTTATTTCAATCAGATGTGGGACGAACTGGATGTTAAGGATACTGTCAGTCATGCTGTAAATGTGTATGGGCTGGGACTCGACGCTCCACGGAAAAAAGTGAACAAATTTCTATCCATGCTGCAATTCTCAGAAATGGATTTAAGCAAAACGATCGGCAGTCTGTCAGGAGGACAACAGGCCAGAGTAGCGTTAGCAAAATGCCTTCTCTCTGGCGCGGCTGTCATTATTTTGGATGAGCCAACGAATCATTTGGATTTGACGAGTATTCAGGTGATGGAGCAGGCGCTCATTCATTTCCCTGGAGCCGTAGTTACCGTCAGTCATGACCGCTTCTTCATCGATAAAATAGCTACCAAAATGCTTACCTTTGACCCTGAAGTAGGGATCACAGAGCAGAATGTCTAG
- a CDS encoding histidine kinase, translating to MESVKMVKDLQNYIERSSMAKAQQKVAQYGALKSQINPHFLANVLESIQMKAIINGQREIGEMVGIVGRLFRIHIQTGKITVTLRKELEHVRLYVKIQ from the coding sequence ATGGAATCCGTAAAAATGGTGAAAGACCTCCAAAATTATATTGAGAGATCTTCAATGGCCAAAGCACAGCAAAAAGTAGCCCAGTACGGCGCCCTCAAAAGCCAAATCAATCCGCATTTCCTTGCGAATGTACTTGAATCTATTCAGATGAAAGCCATCATCAATGGACAGCGTGAGATTGGCGAAATGGTGGGGATTGTAGGTAGATTGTTTCGGATTCATATCCAGACCGGAAAGATAACCGTAACCCTGCGAAAAGAACTTGAGCACGTCCGGCTGTATGTAAAGATCCAATAA
- a CDS encoding ROK family protein, with protein sequence MNVLALTEKYLGSCKDVNDFICVALGTGVGGAIVVDGRLVHGTWGVLES encoded by the coding sequence GTGAATGTATTAGCATTGACGGAGAAATATCTAGGTTCATGCAAAGATGTGAATGACTTTATTTGTGTTGCGCTTGGAACGGGTGTGGGAGGGGCAATTGTCGTAGATGGACGCCTTGTTCATGGAACTTGGGGTGTGCTGGAGAGTTAG
- a CDS encoding ROK family protein, translating into MDLVIVIGGGVAEAGGLLFEGIRREVTTRTMPSIQSNVRIEAAYRGNSCGMIGAGLQIWEYGVSVISSYTEGSIEIS; encoded by the coding sequence TTGGATCTGGTTATTGTTATTGGTGGTGGAGTAGCTGAAGCAGGTGGGTTATTATTCGAAGGAATAAGAAGAGAAGTGACTACGAGAACGATGCCCTCGATACAGAGCAACGTTCGGATTGAAGCAGCCTATCGTGGCAATTCATGTGGAATGATCGGTGCAGGGTTACAGATCTGGGAGTACGGTGTCTCAGTCATTTCTTCTTACACTGAAGGATCCATCGAAATCTCTTGA
- a CDS encoding GNAT family N-acetyltransferase: protein MMNLMNMVRGTENDLPAKEMIKYWNHEPGTMKLVRASSNFIYTFQWNSKHYYLRFTHEEDNTAENIQAELDFMMYLLEQGYETVAPVRSKQGNWIETLSTEKGKYHGVVFEQAQGEYVPLEEMSELQFQHWGQTLARLHNLSETYAPSTPARKSWVDSLQFILSVLRRHPEEHKALKEYERIETWLSELTFGVGHTGLIHFDFETDNIFYMKEKSRFSAIDFDDSMYHWFAMDITSALRDLSKQNDEESKRNIDLFISGYRSVKRLDDEYIRLLPEFQRFSDLYSFARLLRSLEEFDVSISPEWALQLKSKLEGICDRIRDGFHPHVVLKTIKENNWYACTQLEVSEEQKSIFPVPVVYWLAESAYCGMTPLALYADEELVGFSVYAVDPEDGSYWIMAYMIDHKNQNRGFGRTGMDALIRYIKAEHHCDKIVIGHRIENERASNLYTSLGFVEVSRDEVEVVRELVV from the coding sequence ATGATGAATTTAATGAACATGGTACGGGGAACAGAGAACGATCTACCCGCCAAAGAGATGATCAAGTATTGGAATCATGAGCCTGGAACTATGAAGTTAGTGAGGGCTAGCAGTAATTTTATTTATACGTTTCAATGGAATAGTAAGCATTATTATTTAAGGTTTACTCACGAAGAGGATAATACCGCAGAGAATATCCAAGCTGAACTAGATTTTATGATGTATTTATTGGAACAGGGCTATGAGACCGTAGCGCCAGTACGCTCCAAGCAAGGGAATTGGATTGAGACCCTTTCAACTGAAAAAGGCAAATATCACGGGGTTGTTTTTGAACAAGCCCAAGGGGAGTACGTTCCACTTGAAGAGATGTCGGAGCTGCAGTTCCAACATTGGGGTCAAACACTCGCGCGATTGCATAATTTATCCGAAACTTATGCTCCGAGCACGCCCGCGCGTAAAAGCTGGGTCGATTCGCTTCAATTTATTTTATCCGTATTAAGAAGGCACCCAGAGGAGCATAAAGCGCTTAAGGAATACGAACGCATTGAGACATGGCTAAGTGAGCTCACTTTTGGCGTAGGACATACGGGGCTAATCCATTTTGACTTTGAGACAGACAATATCTTTTATATGAAAGAAAAATCACGATTTAGTGCGATTGACTTCGATGACTCTATGTATCACTGGTTTGCGATGGATATCACGTCAGCCTTAAGAGATCTATCCAAGCAGAATGATGAGGAGAGCAAGAGGAACATCGATCTTTTTATTAGTGGTTATAGATCCGTAAAACGGCTGGATGATGAATATATCAGGCTATTACCTGAATTTCAAAGGTTTTCTGACTTATATAGTTTCGCCAGGTTGCTTCGGAGTTTAGAGGAGTTTGACGTTTCTATAAGCCCTGAATGGGCACTACAGCTTAAATCTAAATTGGAAGGCATCTGTGATCGTATTCGGGATGGCTTTCATCCTCATGTCGTGCTGAAGACAATCAAGGAGAATAACTGGTATGCCTGTACTCAATTAGAGGTATCGGAAGAGCAAAAATCTATTTTTCCTGTACCGGTAGTCTATTGGTTGGCAGAATCGGCTTATTGTGGAATGACTCCATTAGCTTTATACGCAGATGAAGAATTGGTAGGCTTCTCAGTATATGCCGTAGATCCTGAGGATGGAAGCTATTGGATTATGGCTTATATGATTGATCACAAAAATCAGAATAGAGGATTCGGTAGAACCGGGATGGATGCCTTGATTCGATATATTAAAGCCGAACATCACTGCGACAAAATCGTTATTGGGCATCGAATAGAGAACGAACGTGCTTCGAACTTATATACATCCCTTGGATTCGTTGAAGTAAGCAGGGATGAGGTTGAAGTTGTACGAGAGTTGGTAGTGTAA